TGTCGTTCCGGCCCATCAAGGATCGCCTCACGTACCGCCTGTCGCTGCGCGACGATCGCACCGACAGCCCGCTCTACACCGACTGGGCCATGGCCCGGGACGGCTCGGAGCGCCGCCGGTCGTAGCACCCCAATTTGGCGAGGCCGGCGGATTAGCCGGCCTCGTCGCTGTTGGTGCCCGGCAGGCCGCTAGCTTCTCGGCTTGAGGTGCCGGAATGCGTTGAGCACCGAGTCGAAGAAGCCGCTCATCCGGCCGCCGAGCAGGTGCGCGAGGCCCAGCTTGAAGTGGGCCGAACTGTCCGTGGGAGCGAGCTGGATGGCGCGTTCGAGGTGGGTGACGGCTTCGGCGTTCTCGCCCTTCGATAGCAAAAGCGAGCCCAGGTTGAAATGCGCCGTGGCGTTGCGCTCGTCCAGGGAGAGCGCCTTGCGGTACGCGTCAATGGCATCGTCCGCGGCGCCATGCGCGTCGAGGGCGCAGGCTAGCCCGAAGCGGGCGTCGGCGTCGTCCGGAGCGCGGTCGAGCGCCTTCTCGAACTCCTCGAGGGCCTCGGTGGCCTTGTGCTTGGCGAGCAGCGACCAGCCGAGCCCGATGTGGCCGGACGCCTCCTCGGGACTGATGGCGATCGCCTGCTCGAACGCCCGGGCGGCCCCGGCTTCGTCATGGGCATCGCGGCTCGCCCAGCCCAGTGCTATCCAGCCGTCGAAGAAGTGGGGCGCGTGCCGGACGGCCTCCCGGTAGCACTCCAGGGCCGCCGGCATGTCGGAAAGCGCCTCCCGGACCTTGCCCAGGCCGTACAGGGCGTCCGGATGGTTCGGCGATTCGCGGAGGATCTCGTCGAAGGCTCGCAGCGCGCCGTCGTAGTCCCCGCGTTGCTCGAGAATCGATGCCAGGCCGATGCGGGCATCGATCTGGGCCGGATCGTACAGGAGGGCCTTCCGGTACTCCGAGGCCGCGGCATCGAGTTCGCCCGTGTGCTGCAGGACGCGGCCCAGATCGCGGGCGGCGTCGGGATGGGAGGGATCGAGGTCGACGGCGCGGCGCAGTTGCTGCACGGCCTGCTCCCGCCGGCCCTTCTCGAAGAGGACGAGGCCGAGCGCGTGGTGGCCCTCCGCGCAGTGAGGGTCGAGCCGCAGGGCCTTCTTGAGCTCCCAGGATGCCTCGTCGAGTTCGCCCTTGTCGTAGAGAAGGGCTCCCAGCTTGCAGTGGGCGCACGCGTAGTTGGGGTCGAGCTCCAGGGCCGTCTTGAAGGCGTTTTGCGCCTCGCCGACCTCGCCCTGCGCCTGGAGGGCGCAGCCGAGGTTGAGGTAGGCTTCCGGATCCTGGGTATCCAGCCGCAGCGCCTCGCGGTAGCTGGCGATCGCCAGATCCAGGCGGCCGAGATCGTGGTGGGCCAGGCCGAGGTTGAAGTGGGCGTTGGCGTAGGACGGATCGATGCGGATGGCCTCGCGATACTCGCTCAGCGCGCCTTCGATGTCGCCCTCCTCGTGCAGGGCGACCCCTCGATCGTTATGGGCGACCGCGTCGCTCTTGGGTCCCGGAGTGAAAGGCACGATCGTCACGTCGTAGCCTTCCCCCCTTTCGTTAGGTGATCGAGCCCATCATACCGTATAATGGCCGCACCCACTACGCTTGGACGCGCCTGGAGACTGGCCTTCATGAAGCTCATCACCTTGGGCAAGGACGGCGACCCCGGACACTTCGCCATCGCCGTGTACAACTGCCCGGGAGGCAAGACCGACTATTCGAGCCTGGTCGAGCGGGAGGTGTTTCAGAGCCCGGCCACCAGCGATACCGGCGACGGCACGGTGGACGTGGAGGTCTTCGTGACCGACGACTTCAAGACCATCCTGCGCACGGCCGGCTTCACCAACCTCGACGTGAGCCTGTTCGATCTCTTCTGGGATCGCATCAAGGCCAAGATGTGGGCGCTGGCCGCACGCTAGACCGACGTCAGAGCGGCCACGGTCGACCGATAGAAATCCAGCCCCGACTGGTGAGCGGGGGTGAACTGGTAGTTGAAGCGCGCCAGGTAGCCCCCCACCACCTGTGGCGGCACCTGCGCGCGGGCCTGCGCCTCGGCGACGATGGATTCGCGCTCGGACGGCCAGGCGGCGCGGGCCTCGGCGAACAGGGCCGCCGCCCCTTCCACCGCGGCGGCGGGGACGTCCTTCCGGGCGACCCACAGCATGTACAGGAGCGGGGTGTTGGTCGCCAGCCACCAGGCCTCGCCAAGATCCCAGACGTGGTAGAGCTCGGAGGTTCCCGCGGTGGCTTTCAAAGCCTTGTCCTGGAAGAAGAGCACGGCGTCGTGCTCGGCCAGATTCTCGGCCAGGCCGCCCTTGCGATCCACCAGGGTCGGCTCGAACCGGTACATCTCGCGCATCAGCCAGCGCAGCAACCGGGTGGCGGCGGTGGCCCAGAGCGGAACCGCGATGCGGGCGTCCTTGAGCTCGTATGCGGGGCGGCGCGAGTAGAGCATCACGCAGCCGGAGCGGCCGAGGCTCGAGACCGACAGGCCCGGCAGGAGCTGATACTGGTCGGCCTTGGCCAGATACTCGATGGGCGTGATCGGGCCGATGTCGATGGCCCCGCTTGCCAGCATCTCGGAGAGTTCGGTGAGGCGCTCGGGCACGAGTTGCCAGTCGCCGCCCAGCCGCGACCGCAACGGCAGGTAGAGCGGGAGCGTGCTGATGTAGGGGGTCTCGCCGATTCTCAGCATGGGCCTTGCGGCCATGCTACGGGGTGGGCGGGCTATAATCAAGGCGCGATGTTGCTGGGTGCGAGGGTGGCGGTGCGGGCGATCGAGCAGGGCGACCTGCCGCTTCTGCAAGGCTGGTGGTCCGATGTCGACCACTGGCACCGGATGGGCGAGCCGGCGCGCCTGCTTTCCCTGGCGGACGTCGAGGACTGGTACGAGGCGGAACGCGATCGGGTCGACCCCGAGGAGGGCAGGACCCTCGCCATCGCCGACAGCGCTGGCGTGATTCTGGGTACGATCCAGTACGGGAGGATCCATCCGCGCGATCGCAGTTGCGAGATCGGGATGTTCCTGGGGAACCGCGAGGACAGGGGCAAGGGTTTCGGTACCGAGGCGCTGAGCGCGCTCCTGGGCCACCTCTTCGCCGACCTCGGCGTCCACCGCGTCTCGCTCCAGGTTCACCCCGAGAACGCGGCGGCGATCCGCTGTTACGAACGCGCCGGCTTCGTCCGGGAGGGAACGCTCCGCGAGGGCCGGTACTTCGGCGGACGGTTCCACGATTTCCTGGTGATGGCGCTCCTGGCTGGCGAATGGAAAGGAGATTGATCAGGGGATGCCCGACAAGAAGAAGATGCCCACGCCTGCGCAGTTGGCGCAGCAGATCCGCGATTTCTCGGCGAACGGCTCGCGGGCGATCACGATATTCAGCGACGCCCGCAAGCCCCTGCGAGATTTCATCGTCACTTACGTGTCGGAAGAAGGCGGAGGCTACCTGGCCGGGCACGAGAAGAACACGAAGCGCGTCATCACCATGAAATTCTCCGAGATCTCCGAGGTCCGCATCTGACGGACCGCGAAGGCGGCCGCCCGATGCCCCCCGGCATCGGGCTTTACGTTCACGTGCCCTTCTGCGCCATCAAGTGCCACTACTGCGATTTCGCCTGCTACACCGGGCTCGACAGCCTGATGGAGCCCTACGTCGCGGCCCTGATCGCCGAGATGAAGTGCTACGAGCCGTGCGACGTGGCCTCGATCTACCTCGGAGGGGGCACGCCGTCGCTCCTGCCGCCGGCCCTCCTCGGCCGCCTCCTGGCCGCCGCGCACGAGCACTTCCTGATCTCGCCCGCCGCGGAGGTTACGCTCGAGGTCAACCCGGGCACGGGCGCGCCGGGGCTCTGGGAAACCGCCCTCGCCGGCGGCGTCAATCGCCTTTCCGTGGGCGTCCAGGCCTTCGACGATCTTGAACTCGCGGCGATCGGCCGCGACCACACGGTGCGCGACGTCGACCGCACGATCTGCGACGTGCGCGCGGCCGGCTTCCACGACGTCTCGCTCGACCTGATCTACGGCCTGCCCGACCAGTCGGAACCCGGGTGGGCGCGCACGGTGGCCGAGGCCCTGGCCCGGGGCCCAGAGCACTTCTCGGTCTACTCTCTGCAGGTGGAGGAGCGCACCGTCTTCGGTGCGCGCGAGCGCGCCGGCGACCTGCCGCTGCCGGGAGAGGACGCCGAACGCGGGATGCACGACCACCTGGACGCGGCGCTCGATTGCGCCGGCTTCCGGCGGTACGAGATTTCGAGCTGGTGCCGGCCGGGCCACGAGTCGGTGCACAACCGGCTATACTGGCACAATCGCGACTACATCGGCCTGGGAAGCGGCGCCCACTCGTACTTCCAGGGCCGGCGCTACTCCCACGGCCGGTCGGTCAAGGCCTACCTCCGCGATCCGCAGCCGCGCATCCCGCCCGACCGCCAGCCGCGCCAGGAGGAGATGGAGGAGACCATCTTCATGGGGCTGCGCCTGGTGCGCGAAGGCCTGTCGCGAGAACGCTTCGCGGCGCGATTCGGGTCCGACGTGCGCGAGTTCTACGCCGCGGAGATAGACCAACTGGTGGCCCTGGGCATGCTCGAGGAGTCTCCCGAGGCGCTGCGCCTGAGCCGCGACGCCATACCGGTCGCGAACGACGTGTTCGCGGCGTTCTTGCGCTGAGCGCTCAGGGTTTCAGAGGCGGCCGGGAAAGCGGGACCGGATCGGCATGGCGCAGGTCTATGCGCCGCTGCACCTCGGCGGCGAACCGGCGGATCTCGCCGCGCAGGCGGGTGACGCGCAGGGCGGCCCCCTGGGAGCGCGTACGCAGCTCCAGCCTGACGGCGAGGGCTTCGCTCGCCAGGCCTTCCAGGCGCTCCTGCTCGGCAGGATCGCGGGTAGTCCGCTTCGCCTCGGACAGGTTGCTCGCCGCCCGCACCAGCAGATCGGCCGCCCAGCGCGGGCTGCCGTCCGGCGTCGCCGATCCGTCGGGCGGCAGGTGCGAGACCGCGTCCAGGCAGTAGAGGTCGGCGACCCGGAGGTGCCCGACGAGCAACGCGGGCGCGGGGACGAGTTTGGGCGGCGCTGGACTCGCGGCGGCGGGCAGGCTTCCTCCGAGGAGGACGTTGAGCGCCGTGGCGCCGAGCAACGCGGCGGCCGCCAGCGCTGCCCGAGCAGACCCGGCTGCCGCCGGGAGGTTCACGTCGCGGCCTGCCCGAAGCGTTCGAGCAGCTCTGTGTAGGCCGCGATCTCGCGCCGGCCGTAGGCCGCGAGCTCGGGATCGTCGCCGTCCGCTTCGAGCCGCGACCGCCACCTGGCGACGTACTTCCGCGCCCACTCGGCATTCTCCTTGTCGAGGCGCGCACAGGCGATCGGCGTGAAATCGACAGGCTCGTCAGCCATTGAAAAATCCTAGCATGCGATAAGATCCCTGCATCCCGGGCTGAGTGAGGAGGGTCGAGATGCAGGGCACGGCGCTAGTGGCCACCGGCGTCCCCGTGGACGCCCTGCACCCGCTCGTGCTCGATCCCATCCTCCAGTCGGCGTTGCGCGAGGATCTCGGCTGGGGCGACCTGACGAGCAGCCTGGTGCTCGAGCCGGATGCGAGTTGCACGGCCGACATGGTGTTCCGCGAGGCCGGCGTGGTCGCGGGGTTGCCCGTGATCGAGCGCGTCTTCGCCCTGATTCATCCCGGCATCGCCGTCTCCCGCCTGGCCGGCGAGGGCAGCCAGGCCGCGGCCGGCGACCTGGTGGCCAGGGTCGCCGGACCGGCGCAGGGGATCCTGGCCGGCGAGCGCGTGGCCCTCAACCTGATCCAGCGGCTGTCGGCCATCGCGACCGCCACCCGCCGCTTCGTCGAGAAGCTGGCCGGCACGCGCACCCGCCTGCTGGACACGCGCAAGACCACGCCCGGCCTGCGCGCGCTCGAACGCTACGCGGTGCGCCTCGGCGGCGGCCGCAACCACCGCTTCTGCCTGTCGGACGCGATCCTGATCAAGGACAACCACATAGCGATCGCCGGCTCCATCACCGAGGCGGTGCGCCGGGCCAAGCGCGGCGCACCGGTAACGGCCACCGTCGAGGTGGAGGTCGAGACGTTGTTCCAGGTCCAGGAGGCCCTGGCGGCGGGCGCCGACATGCTCTTGCTCGACAATATGTCCATCCAGGATCTCGAGCAGGCCGTGGCCCTGGTGGCGGGCCGAGTGCCGGTCGAGGCTTCCGGCGGCATCACGCTGGAGCGGGTCTCCGCGGTCGCCCGCACCGGCGTCGACTATCTGTCGTCGGGCGCCATCACGCGGCTGGCCGGCTTCCTCGACATCGCACTCGACGTCAAGTAGTCCGGACCGGCCCGGCGGCCACTCACCTCGATCCTTCACGCGCGGCCCTGTAGGACGCGCGTACCCGGCCGGCGCATCGTGGGGGCATGCCCAGATACCTCCCGGTGT
This Candidatus Tanganyikabacteria bacterium DNA region includes the following protein-coding sequences:
- a CDS encoding tetratricopeptide repeat protein → MTIVPFTPGPKSDAVAHNDRGVALHEEGDIEGALSEYREAIRIDPSYANAHFNLGLAHHDLGRLDLAIASYREALRLDTQDPEAYLNLGCALQAQGEVGEAQNAFKTALELDPNYACAHCKLGALLYDKGELDEASWELKKALRLDPHCAEGHHALGLVLFEKGRREQAVQQLRRAVDLDPSHPDAARDLGRVLQHTGELDAAASEYRKALLYDPAQIDARIGLASILEQRGDYDGALRAFDEILRESPNHPDALYGLGKVREALSDMPAALECYREAVRHAPHFFDGWIALGWASRDAHDEAGAARAFEQAIAISPEEASGHIGLGWSLLAKHKATEALEEFEKALDRAPDDADARFGLACALDAHGAADDAIDAYRKALSLDERNATAHFNLGSLLLSKGENAEAVTHLERAIQLAPTDSSAHFKLGLAHLLGGRMSGFFDSVLNAFRHLKPRS
- a CDS encoding GNAT family N-acetyltransferase; the encoded protein is MLLGARVAVRAIEQGDLPLLQGWWSDVDHWHRMGEPARLLSLADVEDWYEAERDRVDPEEGRTLAIADSAGVILGTIQYGRIHPRDRSCEIGMFLGNREDRGKGFGTEALSALLGHLFADLGVHRVSLQVHPENAAAIRCYERAGFVREGTLREGRYFGGRFHDFLVMALLAGEWKGD
- the nadC gene encoding carboxylating nicotinate-nucleotide diphosphorylase, which encodes MQGTALVATGVPVDALHPLVLDPILQSALREDLGWGDLTSSLVLEPDASCTADMVFREAGVVAGLPVIERVFALIHPGIAVSRLAGEGSQAAAGDLVARVAGPAQGILAGERVALNLIQRLSAIATATRRFVEKLAGTRTRLLDTRKTTPGLRALERYAVRLGGGRNHRFCLSDAILIKDNHIAIAGSITEAVRRAKRGAPVTATVEVEVETLFQVQEALAAGADMLLLDNMSIQDLEQAVALVAGRVPVEASGGITLERVSAVARTGVDYLSSGAITRLAGFLDIALDVK
- the hemW gene encoding radical SAM family heme chaperone HemW, with product MPPGIGLYVHVPFCAIKCHYCDFACYTGLDSLMEPYVAALIAEMKCYEPCDVASIYLGGGTPSLLPPALLGRLLAAAHEHFLISPAAEVTLEVNPGTGAPGLWETALAGGVNRLSVGVQAFDDLELAAIGRDHTVRDVDRTICDVRAAGFHDVSLDLIYGLPDQSEPGWARTVAEALARGPEHFSVYSLQVEERTVFGARERAGDLPLPGEDAERGMHDHLDAALDCAGFRRYEISSWCRPGHESVHNRLYWHNRDYIGLGSGAHSYFQGRRYSHGRSVKAYLRDPQPRIPPDRQPRQEEMEETIFMGLRLVREGLSRERFAARFGSDVREFYAAEIDQLVALGMLEESPEALRLSRDAIPVANDVFAAFLR
- a CDS encoding menaquinone biosynthesis protein, translated to MLRIGETPYISTLPLYLPLRSRLGGDWQLVPERLTELSEMLASGAIDIGPITPIEYLAKADQYQLLPGLSVSSLGRSGCVMLYSRRPAYELKDARIAVPLWATAATRLLRWLMREMYRFEPTLVDRKGGLAENLAEHDAVLFFQDKALKATAGTSELYHVWDLGEAWWLATNTPLLYMLWVARKDVPAAAVEGAAALFAEARAAWPSERESIVAEAQARAQVPPQVVGGYLARFNYQFTPAHQSGLDFYRSTVAALTSV